A region of the Sarcophilus harrisii chromosome 3, mSarHar1.11, whole genome shotgun sequence genome:
TCCAGATCCAGTCTCGCCTCTCGGGGGCCTCCTGCCAGGGCTCCAGGGGAAATTATTATTGTGCTGATAGGTGGCCCAGGGCCCAGCCCTGCGtcagcatggggggggggggagggaggaagcatgTGTCACAAGGGCAGCGGGCGCCAGCCCTGCCTTCTCTGGTGATTCAGGGACGCGGTGCCCTTCCCTCAGGGAGTCGAGGCAGCAGCCAAGGTTGGGCCCCATTTATTCAGCAGGCCCTGCAGCAAGGGGCACTGCCACAACAGCCTGCTTATTAATCATTAACTTGATGCATGCTGGGAGCATTCGGAAAAAGCCTGGGCTAAAATGGCTGCCGCCACCAGTACCCTGAGGCTGTCAAGACCTGTTTGGTGGCTTGCTGCTGGCCTGCTGGCTGAGCCATTCCGGCTTAGCCATCGCCCTAGAGactagggaagggaagggaaaggccAAGGccgactgcttttttttttttacaaacagcCTGGAGTTGTCCCAACCCACATTTGGTAAAGGGCTGGTGTCGCAATCTACATCCTAAGAGAGGGAGCTACTTCTTCCCTACCCTCTGAGTTTACTAACCTTTCCCATCTACTATCTAGAAAGTACAAATAGACTTTGATACCTTTTCTTCTATCCCCACAAGAAAACAAGAGACAAATATATGGACATGTTTTAGCTTTACTTCTGTATTTACATATTCTGAATAATGCTATTCCCACCCCCACAGACCATGAGGTGAGACCAGCAGTCCAACTCAAGGGCCTGATTGTACAGTATGTGACCATTTCTTCACTTCTAGGTCAGCCAGGACCCTTCCCAAGGACCCACTCTTGGTCCTTTATGGGTAGGAGCTCAAAAGCACCTAGATATTCTTGAAATTGTGGATGCAAACCTATTGTGAAAGTCCCTTTGAGGAAAAGTAGTTCCCTCTTATAGAAAGTTCTCTGTTCTCAAACTGCATGCTCTCTCAGATGTGAGTGGTATGTTGGCCCGGAGCTGTGGGCTGCAAACTTTCCAACTgattgaggaggagagaagtaTGTGGCCGGCACTGGGGGTCCACAGTCATCATGGAGGCCAAGAGCTGCCGTAATTCTGGGGAATGCCTAAGGAGTACAAAGGTAGCAagctacacacatacatacaagcaCACACACTCCCCTAAGGCGTAGGGCCTCCCACATCACAGAAAGTTCAAAGCTTCTAGAAGGGCGGTGCCTCCCTGCACTCACCTTGGGCTCTGGGGAATGCTGAGCTGGTTCTGTACTGCCAAGGCCACGCTGTCCCCTTTCTGGAACACCATGTCATAGGGGCCTTCCCCAAACATCATAGCATACAGCACACAACCTAGGGACTGAGCACACATCCATGATTTCTAGGAAATGGGCCCCAGGAGGCCTGTATCTATCACCAAACATTTGTGAATTATCTACTACGTACTAGGCCAGTCTACAGCAAGTACTATGTCCCCCCATTCCTCAATGTGGGCAAAGGAAGCCGCCTGAGCCaatgtggggaagggagaagtcTGCTTGGCAACAGGGAGCTAACTCAGTGGGAGAACTGTTTGTGGGTTCCTCTTCCCTGCTGGCTCTGGAGGATGGATGGAGCTCCAGGCCTACATACTCCTGTTCAGAGACCCTGGCTATACCACTTCCTGTGTACTGCCACCAGTTTATAGGAAGGAAGTGGAGGAAAAGAACAGCATGACAGGTTTCCTGGGGCCCCAAGCTGTAGAAAGGCAGATGTGCCCTATTTCCCCCTTAAGACGTCACTCCAAGGTAGACAGAAGCCTCCAACTCCTTTTAAGCTCACCCAAACATCAGTCCGTTCATCAATGACACAGTGGCTCTGTACAGAGAAGAGTTCGGGGGCACGATACGAGATGGTGCAACGCTGGGCTGCCCAGTCCTGGAAGACAAAATTCCCAGAGGGAGGAGTGCATTAAGGGCTACAACTCCACCTCGGTTAGAACCTGAGGAGTGTAGCCTGACTTGCAGTGCTCATTCCACCCCGCCTCATCTCCAATATCCCCAAGCAAAGTTCCCAGGGTTCTACCTGCAGGGCTAGTGCCTGTCTGGAGCCTTCCACTTGGATTTGTGCCTGGTTCATGGAACCCAAGTCCATTAACACTGGCTGCCCATCATCTCCCAGCAAAATATTGGTAGGTTTCAGGTCCCTGTAGGAAAGGAAGTAGGACTTATGGCCGCCCTGCTGAGGACTGCCAGTCACACGTACTCAAGAAGCCTGCGCAGGCTTCTGGCCAAGAGCAGAACACAGGTCAGGGGCCTCTCTCTGGGTAAATGGCTATTCCATCCCCCTGGCACACCGTTCCCCAGCAGCCGCACAACACCTTCTCACTGACCTGTGGGCATAACCCTTGGAATGAATGGCCTCCAGGCCCCGGCAAATgcctagcagcagcagcaggatcTGATCCTCAGACAGGAAGCTGCCTTTGTCTTTCAGGCCTTCCACTTCGCTCCACAGGGTGCCCCTCTGTAAAACACAGGGCGCTTCCAGTCCCCGCCAAGGCCGGCTGTGCTCTCACGCTCACCAGGCTCGGAGCCTGGCTTCGCTCAAAGGGGGGCAGGGATCTCAATAACAAGGTCCGAAGTCCGGGACTCCTTCACTAGAAAACCCTTCAAAAGGGCGAAGGGCAAAACCTCCCCCCAAACACAAGCCCCGCTTCCGCAGCTTCGCACCTATTTCCCTTTGGCAGAGAACTTTCTGGGTTGCCAGGGGGGCTCACCTTGAGGAAGGGCAGCAGCAGCCAGGCTTCCTGCTTGGAGCCCCGGTCTGTCAAGCAGTAGGCTTCCAGGCGGAGGATATTGGGGTGCTGGAAGAGCCGGTGCATGTCGGCCTCGCGCCGCGCCTCTTCCTGGTCCTGCTGCTCGTGGCACAGGATTCTTTTCAGGGCATAGAACTGCCCGTCCTGCAGCCCTTCCACCAGGTCCACGTAGCTGAACCCGCTTGGGGCCAAAGGAGACCACAGCCGTTACCCTACCtgcccgggggggggggaggggcaccTTTCCCCGGCGCACAGCCCTGCCTGGCGCGCGGGCTTCTCCCCGACCCTAAATTCCAGGGCCGGACCGATGGAACCTGGAACATTCGGAGGCCGGGCGGGTTCAGATTCCATCTTGGAGGGCCTGGATCCATCCGCCCTGCCCCCCAGCGGGAGGGGCGGCACTACCCCCCCCAGCCCCGCAGGCCAGGGAAGGGCGGCACTTACCCCTCCCCCAGCTTCTGCACGAAGAGGTATCTCTTGTTGTCGATGGTGAGGGTCCCCCGGGAGCAGACACACAGCGCGTGGCCCATGGCGCCTCAGGCATCCTCGGGAGGGCACCGGCCGCCCGGCCAGGGGGGCAGGGATGAGCTGCGAGGGGAACCCAGGACGCCGGGGCTGAGGCCCAGCCGGAAGGCgcgcggggggtgggggggggggcagcaggCCCTCGGGCTCCCAGCCCCCCGGGGGAGAAGGTGAAAGGAGACCCGGGGACTGGGCGGGGAGGGCGCTTCCGGTCAGCGGGGGCTGCGGCCGGGCGGGGAAGGAGGGAGACGGAACCCGCGCCGGCCCCTCCCCCTGGGGGGCCTCTTCTCGTCCTCAGCCCCGGCTCCTCGCTCCCCCGGACCCCGGGCGCCCGAGCTGCCACGGACCTGTCCCAGGAGCGCGAGCGGCCGCAGGAAGCGGCGGTGTGACGTCATCTTCTCGAGACGTGGTAACGGCCCCCCGTATCCTAGCAACCGCGTGGCTCCGGGAGCGATGTGCGCCCGAGATCCGAAAGCCCGCGTCCGGGCTGAGGGCTGGCTAAAGTTTAGCCGGGCGCTCGGGGCGGGCGGCACCTCCATGTCGGAggtagggggtggggaggagcgGGGCAGGACTTTTAGGAGGGGCTGCGCCCCTCGTCCCCTCCCTCCCCGAGACTTTGCAGACCTCTCTTTCGAGAGGCCGCTCCTCTCGCCGCCTCCCTTACCCCCCTATTCGTCCTTCTCTCATGCACGGTTTTCGGTTTGCCTAGAGGTGTGGGAAGACCCTTCCGGGTCCAGGAACATCTTCCACAGGGAAAAGAGAAGGTAGGGGGAGGGGCGCTCGGAAGCTCGTCCGACGTcatcccccgccccccccccgtCTCCCTGCAGGAGCGAGGCCACGTGACGCCGGAGGGGGAGGAGCTTCGGCGGAGCTCGGAACTTCCCGCTACGCCATGGGCCTCCGGCTGCGACTCTGGCTCCTCCTCCTGCTCCACCTGCTGCGGGCGCAGGTGAGGTCGGGGCGAGGCTTCCGGGGGAGCAGGGGAGGTGGGGCGCGCGCGCGACCTTGCCCCCACTCCCTGGGGCGCTTGTCTCCTAGGCAGCACCCCGGTCCTTCGTGGTGGATCGGGGGCGGGACGTGTTCCTCTTGGATGGAGTCCCGTTCCGCTACGTGTCAGGCAGCGTGCATTACTCCCGGGTCCCCCGCCAGCTTTGGTCCGACCGGCTGCATAAGATGCGCATGAGCGGCCTCAATGCTGTACAGGTGTAAGGGAGCCCCCCTCAGACGGGGGGCGGAGCTGGGCAGGACGCCGGAGAGCAGAATGGGTGCGGGCGGCGGGCTGCAGCCCGGACGGGGTGGGACCGAGGGCGGCAGGGAGCCTCCCGGACCCGCAGCTTTGGAGACCACCCAACCCGCTATTCCGCTTACAAACAGGACTCTGAGGCTCGTAAAGCTCCAGGGTCGTGTCACAATgctagggagggagggaaaggaatgaTGGGAGCTGGGGGGGCCCCTTGGATCCCCTGCCACTCCAGGGGCTTGTAACCGTCTCCCCCCAGATACGTGCCCTGGAACTATCATGAGCCACAGCCAGGGGTTTACAACTTCCAAGGCAACCGGGATCTGGTGGCGTTTCTGAAGGCAGCCTCCAGGGAGGACTTGCTGGTGATTCTGAGGCCCGGCCCCTACATTTGTGCAGAGTGGGAGATGGTGAGCGGGGAAAGGGCCAGGACCAAGCTGatcagcccagcccagcccagcccttctctcccttcataactccatttgttTCTCATTCTGCATTTCCTTCTTAGGGAGGTCTCCCATCCTGGTTGCTTCGAAAACCTGACATTGTCCTAAGGACTTCAGATTCAGGTGAGTTTGATCTGAAGGTCAGAGTTGAAAATATAGACCACCAAAAGTCGGGCTGGGGACCTGGCTTTAGAGAGGCCCTTCCCATCATGTTTCCTGCCACTTTACAAGGTGGTTCAGGACAGGTTTCAGTTTCTCTTATCAAACTGTTCAGCTGGGTGGGATATAAGGGCTTTTCCTAGGGAGAATTCCTTAGGAAGTTTCCTTGGCCAAGTAAGTCAAGATCATGTTCAAGTACTACAGAAGGTTAAAAAAGCACTGCCCTGAGCTGGTAGTCGATCAGAATGCAGGGCTTTCAGGAAAATCTCCATGGCCAAGAAGTCTCCAGGACTACAGAGGGTTTCATGATTCCCATTGGCGTTGGACCAGGTGGTTCCCAAGAGCTCTTCCAACCATAAACTTTTATGATTTAGAGctaaattaaatatttcctgGGAAACTAAAAGAGGCCACAGTGAAATAATATAGATGGAGTTAGATCTTTTATGAGTTTAAGTCTCCAAACAGTTCCTTATTGTTCATAGGATAGATAAATCTGCCCCTTCAGTTAGTGGCACAAATGCTCCTTCTTTAAAGTTCCTCTTTGAAGCTCAAAATCTCTGGATTAATAATTACATCCTTGGGTTAGTATTCCTTCATGTTGGCACTTTAGCACCTGCTTAGGTAGTATTTTATTCACTTCATCATATCAAATGAGTATTTAAAGGCTAGCATtaatgatataaagacaaaacacAGAGTCTCTGACATCTAGATGTAAAAAGATGCAAGTCATTAAGTACATACATGCTAATTGGAGCGGGTTTTATGATGCTTGGCCAGAGGCCATCAGCCTTCCATCTTCTCAGTCCCGCGTGACTTTGTGCAGGATGTACTGGTTGTCTTTGAGAAGAAACAAACTTGAGTGGCATCTGGAAGAAGTTGATGGCCTGCCATCCTTCCCACTTCATATATGTCTTTGAGTTTTTGTCTATTCTTTTCATTCACTCTTCTactctttcatttccttcctattttccccaGTTGGAGCTTTAAGCCCATACTGATACTAAGGGCATAGCTTTATCTCCTCCTTGTAGCACTCCAGGGTGCCGAACTTCCAGGCTTCCTATGTCAGTCTCAGTGTAAGGTGGGGGTGGTGCCAGCTTGGTTTTGAGTTTTTAGTGATTCCCACATTCATTGGTTAAGAGAGATGGGAGAGACCTTGGTCCCAGATGAAGGATGCTCTGGGTCTGTGACCATCTCTGTTCCAGGAGGCAGCTGACTGTGAAGAAAGGTAGTGATGGAGCTCAGGCAGACTTCTTTTCTTCTAGACTTTCTTGCTGCGGTGGACTCTTGGTTCCATGTCTTGCTGCCCATGCTGCAGCCATGGCTCTACCATAATGGGGGCAATATCATCAGTGTCCAGGTGCAGAGGCAAAGGGATCTGGGAGGGTAGGGGAGGTGTTTTACTTTCAGCCCAAACTTATTATCCCATCTCTCTGACAGGTGGAAAATGAATATGGCAGCTATTTTATCTGTGACTATAACTACATGAGACACCTGGCCGGGTTATTCCGGGCACTGCTGGGGGATGAGATCTTCCTGTTTACCACAGATGGGCCTGAAGGGCTCAGCTGTGGCACCCTACAGGGACTCTATTCCACTGTGGACTTTGGCCCAGGTCATCTGAGGAGAGGGTATGGGTAGGGTCTAGGCAAAGTGTACTCTGACTTGTGACATCCTGTACCCCTTCATTCCTACTGCAGCTGACAACATGACCAAGATCTTTGCCATGCAGCGGAAATATGAGCCCAATGGGCCCCTGGTGAggggggcggggaaggggagTCAGAAGACAATGCCCATGAGGGAGGGCTGTtggttcccttttccttttcctctccctcatctTTTCATCTAATCTCCAGGTGAATTCAGAGTACTACACAGGATGGCTCGACTACTGGGGTGGGAATCACTCGTCACAGGATCTGGAGTCTATGACCAGCATACTACAGAGCATGCTAGAGTTGGGAGCAAATGTGAACATGTCAGTGGGGTGTGGGAGAGAGGTTTCAGGATGGTAGCTGAGTTTCTGAATACTAATGACTTGAGAAATCACATCATGTTTCTCCCATGCCCTTCCCTGCCTCAGGTACATGTTCCATGGAGGCACCAACTTTGGCTACTGGAATGGTGAGTCCAGGACCAGCTGGAAGCAAAAACAGGGAAATGCAGACTATTCTACATTTAAAGGATAAACAGAGGGTGGGAAATGAGGCTGATTGCTTCTCCTATAGCTGCTggactacatttttttttcttctaacccCCTAGGGGCTGACTGGAAGAAAATCTACCAACCAGTCACAACCAGTTATGACTATGATGCACCTATCTCCGAAGCTGGGGACCCTACACCCAAACTACTTGCCATCCAAAAAGTCATCAGCCAGGTGCCTATCAATTTTATGGATCCTTGATATTCTCCTGAAGAGCTCCAGGAGCTCAGAATATGGGATGGTAGGTGGGGTGGAAGTGGTAAGGGGAGCCTGTGGGGGTGAGGGGTGGGGCATTTTAGTTGTGTGTTTCTTATTCCTGATGGTTCCTGACAAAATCAATGTTGGGCTTAGTTCCAGGAACTTCCCTTGGGGCCCTTGCCCCTCCCTAGCCCTAAGATGAAGTTTGGACCTGTGACCCTGAAGCTGGTGAGACCCTCATCCCACTTCATTTGGTTCCACCCATTTTTGAGGACTATCTCTCTTCCCTAGTTCCCACTgttctttccaaatttctttctgcttttgtaGGATGGTGATCTGCTGAACTTTCTAAATGTCCTGTGTCCTTATGAGCCCATTCGCACTCAATTACCCCTAACGTTTGAAGCTGTCAAGCAGGTGAGGCAGCCTCTCTTTCTCCAGCTGGCTACACCCTCCTGCAGCCCTACCCAGTTGTTTAACCCTGCTCCATCTCCCCAGAGTCCCTTAAAATACCTCATGCATGCATGCTTCTTCATAGCTTACCTTACCCTCTTCTTTCTCAACAGGATTATGGCTTTGTACTGTACCGGACCTGGCTGCCTCAGAACTTTACAAAACCTACCCGACTCTGGGCACAGAACAATAGTATCCATGACCGTGCCTATGTAATGCTGGATGGGGCGAGTACTCACTTCCAAGACCCCTCAAAGTCTCCCACCTCCTGAATCCTCCTGCTTCTCCACCCCCCCCTTTCCTGCCCTCCACTCCCTATTTCTCTGTCTATTGAGAGGGTGGAACTTGCAGGATGGAAGGGAGTTAGGGAAGCTCTCCTGGGTTCTGTGATGGAGCAGAACAGCAGCAGTGAGAAGCATACCAGCTTGCCCTCATCGTTCCCCCACCCTGTTCACAGGTGTTTCAGGGCACTATGGAACGAGACAAGGAAGAAGCAGCACTATTTCTGACAGGGCAGGCCGGATCCACATTGGATGTGCTGATGGAGAACATGGGGAGGATCAGCTATGGGGCCAACTTCAGTGACTTTAAGGTGGGACAATCTAGGAACCACTCTGCCCCATCTCCTTGTAGAAAATCACATAACTGACTGAATGGGGAACCAGACCTGTATCTCACCccaacaagattttgcaaagggaaaagggaagtggTTGGAAGTGGGGTTTGGAAATGGGATGGTTATGTGCTTAAAATGATTAGTATGGGTTTGAACTAAGTGTTTGGTAGGTAGGGAACAAATTTCATTTGCCCATCCCACAGGGCCTGATACAGCCTTTGGTCTTGGGGAATGCTATCCTCACTAATTGGCAGCTCTTTCCTCTGAATATTGATGCCCTTATGGAGTCAGAGAATAGGGCATTTGAGACCCAAAAGTT
Encoded here:
- the GLB1L gene encoding beta-galactosidase-1-like protein isoform X1, with amino-acid sequence MGLRLRLWLLLLLHLLRAQAAPRSFVVDRGRDVFLLDGVPFRYVSGSVHYSRVPRQLWSDRLHKMRMSGLNAVQVYVPWNYHEPQPGVYNFQGNRDLVAFLKAASREDLLVILRPGPYICAEWEMGGLPSWLLRKPDIVLRTSDSDFLAAVDSWFHVLLPMLQPWLYHNGGNIISVQVENEYGSYFICDYNYMRHLAGLFRALLGDEIFLFTTDGPEGLSCGTLQGLYSTVDFGPADNMTKIFAMQRKYEPNGPLVNSEYYTGWLDYWGGNHSSQDLESMTSILQSMLELGANVNMYMFHGGTNFGYWNGADWKKIYQPVTTSYDYDAPISEAGDPTPKLLAIQKVISQFQELPLGPLPLPSPKMKFGPVTLKLDGDLLNFLNVLCPYEPIRTQLPLTFEAVKQDYGFVLYRTWLPQNFTKPTRLWAQNNSIHDRAYVMLDGVFQGTMERDKEEAALFLTGQAGSTLDVLMENMGRISYGANFSDFKGLIQPLVLGNAILTNWQLFPLNIDALMESENRAFETQKLDLKPPSGPAFYSAMFQLPGPAWDTFLYLPGWTKGQVWINGFNLGRYWTKRGPQQSLYVPGPLLLPAGASNSIKLLELEQAPPRTQIQFLDRPLLNATIC
- the STK16 gene encoding serine/threonine-protein kinase 16 — encoded protein: MGHALCVCSRGTLTIDNKRYLFVQKLGEGGFSYVDLVEGLQDGQFYALKRILCHEQQDQEEARREADMHRLFQHPNILRLEAYCLTDRGSKQEAWLLLPFLKRGTLWSEVEGLKDKGSFLSEDQILLLLLGICRGLEAIHSKGYAHRDLKPTNILLGDDGQPVLMDLGSMNQAQIQVEGSRQALALQDWAAQRCTISYRAPELFSVQSHCVIDERTDVWSLGCVLYAMMFGEGPYDMVFQKGDSVALAVQNQLSIPQSPRHSPELRQLLASMMTVDPQCRPHTSLLLNQLESLQPTAPGQHTTHI
- the GLB1L gene encoding beta-galactosidase-1-like protein isoform X3, translated to MGLRLRLWLLLLLHLLRAQAAPRSFVVDRGRDVFLLDGVPFRYVSGSVHYSRVPRQLWSDRLHKMRMSGLNAVQVYVPWNYHEPQPGVYNFQGNRDLVAFLKAASREDLLVILRPGPYICAEWEMGGLPSWLLRKPDIVLRTSDSDFLAAVDSWFHVLLPMLQPWLYHNGGNIISVQVENEYGSYFICDYNYMRHLAGLFRALLGDEIFLFTTDGPEGLSCGTLQGLYSTVDFGPADNMTKIFAMQRKYEPNGPLVNSEYYTGWLDYWGGNHSSQDLESMTSILQSMLELGANVNMYMFHGGTNFGYWNGADWKKIYQPVTTSYDYDAPISEAGDPTPKLLAIQKVISQDGDLLNFLNVLCPYEPIRTQLPLTFEAVKQDYGFVLYRTWLPQNFTKPTRLWAQNNSIHDRAYVMLDGVFQGTMERDKEEAALFLTGQAGSTLDVLMENMGRISYGANFSDFKGLIQPLVLGNAILTNWQLFPLNIDALMESENRAFETQKLDLKPPSGPAFYSAMFQLPGPAWDTFLYLPGWTKGQVWINGFNLGRYWTKRGPQQSLYVPGPLLLPAGASNSIKLLELEQAPPRTQIQFLDRPLLNATIC
- the GLB1L gene encoding beta-galactosidase-1-like protein isoform X2: MCARDPKARVRAEGWLKFSRALGAGGTSMSEERGHVTPEGEELRRSSELPATPWASGCDSGSSSCSTCCGRRYVPWNYHEPQPGVYNFQGNRDLVAFLKAASREDLLVILRPGPYICAEWEMGGLPSWLLRKPDIVLRTSDSDFLAAVDSWFHVLLPMLQPWLYHNGGNIISVQVENEYGSYFICDYNYMRHLAGLFRALLGDEIFLFTTDGPEGLSCGTLQGLYSTVDFGPADNMTKIFAMQRKYEPNGPLVNSEYYTGWLDYWGGNHSSQDLESMTSILQSMLELGANVNMYMFHGGTNFGYWNGADWKKIYQPVTTSYDYDAPISEAGDPTPKLLAIQKVISQFQELPLGPLPLPSPKMKFGPVTLKLDGDLLNFLNVLCPYEPIRTQLPLTFEAVKQDYGFVLYRTWLPQNFTKPTRLWAQNNSIHDRAYVMLDGVFQGTMERDKEEAALFLTGQAGSTLDVLMENMGRISYGANFSDFKGLIQPLVLGNAILTNWQLFPLNIDALMESENRAFETQKLDLKPPSGPAFYSAMFQLPGPAWDTFLYLPGWTKGQVWINGFNLGRYWTKRGPQQSLYVPGPLLLPAGASNSIKLLELEQAPPRTQIQFLDRPLLNATIC